The following coding sequences lie in one Nakaseomyces glabratus chromosome I, complete sequence genomic window:
- the NUC1 gene encoding ribonuclease (CAGL0I06336g~Putative mitochondrial nuclease involved in apoptosis) gives MLARHITLGVSGLALGSGITYLVLNRENKRTNLPSTGVKSGIVIDPKTKINASGFFKYGFPGPVHDLENRGAFVSCYNRQTRNPYWVVEHMTPESLSQREGDRKNSYFVEDEAIPEIFRSKLADYFRSGYDRGHQVPAADMKFSQEAMDSTFYLTNISPQVGEGFNRDYWAHLEYFCRGLTKKYDSVRVVTGPLYLPKWDPIEKKHKVTYEVIGNPPNVAVPTHFFKLIVAEKPKTNNSTNNIAVAAFVLPNDRIPNETKLTDFEVPVNALERSTGLEFLKNVPEKQRKKLCEEVNCQIVVRDFSKFANNKNKMLPPAPKVK, from the coding sequence ATGCTTGCAAGGCATATTACTCTTGGTGTTTCAGGGCTTGCCCTTGGTTCAGGTATTACGTATTTGGTGTTGAATAGAGAAAACAAGAGAACAAATCTACCTAGCACAGGTGTAAAATCTGGCATTGTGATTGATCCCAAAACAAAGATCAATGCTAGCGGGTTTTTCAAGTATGGATTTCCAGGTCCAGTTCATGACTTAGAGAATAGAGGCGCATTTGTCAGCTGTTACAATCGTCAAACTAGAAACCCATATTGGGTTGTAGAGCATATGACTCCCGAATCCCTGTCACAAAGAGAAGGTGACAGAAAGAATTCCTATTTTGTTGAGGATGAAGCCATTCCTGAAATATTTAGAAGCAAGTTGGCTGATTATTTCAGATCTGGTTATGATAGAGGACATCAAGTACCTGCGGCTGACATGAAATTCTCACAAGAAGCAATGGATAGCACATTCTATTTAACAAATATCAGTCCACAAGTCGGTGAGGGCTTTAATAGAGATTACTGGGCACATTTAGAATACTTTTGCAGGGGCTTAACTAAAAAGTATGACAGTGTGAGGGTTGTTACAGGTCCCTTGTACTTACCCAAATGGGACCCGATAGAGAAGAAACATAAAGTAACTTATGAAGTAATTGGAAATCCTCCGAATGTTGCCGTTCCAACACATTTCTTTAAACTGATAGTTGCTGAGAAGCCTAAGACCAACAATTCTACAAATAACATAGCTGTTGCTGCTTTCGTTTTACCTAATGACAGAATTCCTAATGAAACGAAGCTAACTGACTTCGAAGTACCTGTGAATGCTCTCGAGCGTAGCACAGGCTTAGAATTCTTAAAAAATGTTCCAGAAAAGCAAAGGAAGAAACTTTGTGAAGAGGTGAACTGCCAGATAGTGGTGAGAGATTTTAGCAAATTTgcaaataacaaaaacaagATGTTACCACCAGCTCCTAAAgttaaataa
- the CBP1 gene encoding Cbp1p (CAGL0I06314g~Protein of unknown function): protein MMNRFLQSSRLRFAIYNPSKVRSITTLSFNDLKDPKVFSKSEIKNIQSYWVDQGNPYAERSSSLLVNCSVSELSKYLSRFSHRSFLVRELYRRELIYNSQENPEICQELIRNITKNSPVKLETCNDILAFIVQDSIRTNDVVMAVRLFLLFHKLNPSKAVDGSIIQVLFSALAVKEPGDDSKSIRVCMNILNDLNNYDIDFKLKTGTVVRLIDKVLNLKDNILGKAFAEKFIESNFFRSLSNDGKLEVLYCMIENGYNNKNDSQVVINWFRAKKYCDQFSSLKVDIIHMLLKLANKENGYSYIGNDIIENLEPRYYCNSRLLLPEIIKFVTRTADLKKIQTLLNIIEQNISASNYNTVWLSKDNLCALLKMYLDFGDSQGVDNTLKHISDTYGRIEAINHEVLISHLLEEGGLSKVKKAISLLFSLEGNSFLICAPKLLSYLLQSDQLAHEAVVPNRHLLVNEIVEKAEIYDREYRTNFWDHLVELYFLKLLESGDSGNGDIRKSLLLAKLIFINSVNSKTSPTYNPFSETSPDMLVVRLKQANMVEVLKRIAQVSFRTGNEDILQWSCAQLFGEGFTTSEVIVGIVSSKIENGISNTPKTYEQFWNMIDNEMQAPRLYEILK, encoded by the coding sequence ATGATGAATAGGTTTCTTCAGAGCTCCCGACTACGTTTTGCCATATATAACCCATCTAAGGTACGATCCATTACAACATTGAGTTTTAATGACTTGAAAGATCCAAAAGTTTTTAGTAAATCTGAAATCAAGAACATACAAAGTTATTGGGTGGATCAAGGCAATCCCTATGCAGAAAGGAGCAGTTCACTTCTCGTCAACTGCAGCGTTTCAGAGTTGTCGAAGTATTTATCCAGGTTTAGTCATCGTTCATTTTTAGTGAGAGAGCTTTATCGAAGAGAGCTAATATATAACTCACAAGAGAACCCAGAAATTTGTCAAGAACTTATCAGAAATATCACCAAAAACAGCCCTGTCAAATTAGAAACATGTAATGATATTTTAGCATTCATTGTACAAGATTCTATTCGGACAAATGATGTGGTTATGGCAGTTAGgttatttttgttatttcaTAAATTGAATCCAAGTAAAGCAGTAGATGGTTCAATTATACAGGTACTGTTCTCTGCATTAGCTGTGAAAGAGCCTGGTGACGATTCTAAAAGCATTAGGGTTTGCATGAATATTTTAAACGATTTGAATAACTATGACATTGAtttcaaattgaaaacCGGCACAGTGGTTAGATTGATAGATAAAGTATTAAATCTTAAAGACAATATTTTAGGAAAGGCATTTGCCGAAAAGTTTATAGAATCGAATTTCTTCCGGTCTTTAAGTAATGATGGTAAACTGGAGGTATTATATTGTATGATCGAAAACGggtataataataaaaatgattCACAGGTGGTAATTAATTGGTTCCGCGCAAAGAAATATTGTGACCAGTTTTCCTCGCTAAAAGTGGATATAATACACATGTTGCTGAAGTTAGCGAACAAGGAAAATGGCTATTCATATATCGGTAATGACATAATTGAGAATCTGGAACCACGATATTATTGTAACTCTCGATTGCTGTTACCGGAGATAATAAAGTTTGTAACCCGAACAGCCgatttaaagaaaatacaaacaTTGCTGAATATAATTGAGCAAAATATATCTGCATCTAATTACAACACCGTTTGGTTATCAAAAGATAATCTTTGTGCGTTATTGAAGATGTACTTGGATTTTGGGGATTCACAAGGTGTAGATAATACATTGAAACACATAAGTGATACATATGGTAGGATTGAGGCAATAAATCATGAGGTTTTAATTTCACACTTATTGGAAGAAGGAGGTCTTTCTAAGGTAAAGAAAGCTATCtctcttttgttttctttagAAGGAAATAGTTTCCTGATATGTGCACCAAAACTATTGAGCTATCTGTTACAGAGTGATCAGCTAGCACATGAAGCGGTAGTGCCAAACAGGCATTTGTTGGTTAATGAGATTGTAGAAAAAGCAGAAATATATGATCGGGAATATAGAACTAACTTTTGGGACCATCTGGTAGagctttattttttaaaactCCTCGAGAGTGGTGATTCTGGAAATGGAGATATTAGAAAATCTTTGCTGCTTGCTAAActtatcttcatcaattcTGTCAATAGTAAGACCAGTCCAACTTACAACCCTTTTTCAGAGACCAGCCCAGATATGCTTGTTGTTCGATTGAAACAAGCAAACATGGTAGAAGTTTTGAAACGCATTGCACAGGTTTCATTCCGTACCGGAAATGAAGATATACTTCAATGGTCATGCGCGCAGCTTTTTGGAGAGGGTTTTACAACATCCGAGGTAATCGTCGGCATTGTTTCCtctaaaattgaaaatggCATATCTAACACTCCAAAAACTTATGAGCAGTTCTGGAACATGATAGACAACGAAATGCAAGCGCCAAGGCTATATGAGATTTTAAAGTAA